A genomic region of Bombus terrestris chromosome 12, iyBomTerr1.2, whole genome shotgun sequence contains the following coding sequences:
- the LOC100649589 gene encoding dynein light chain Tctex-type protein 2B: MADNIESKATVASEEIEAEEYQEDVPEEGKIIRKDEKSRLNVEVLDDAETVTLEQRVYQIRPQLHEKFKPLNAKEVIHNVLFDQLSAKTYDAQEAAQWTKDIADLIREKVKELKFKRYKYIVNVVLGEQHGAGVKMGTRCIWDAEADTYAYDSFLNDTIFCVATVYAVYFY; the protein is encoded by the exons ATGGCGGACAATATCGAAAGCAAAGCTACTGTCGCATCGGAAGAGATAGAGGCAGAAGAATACCAAGAAGATGTTCCAGAGGAAGGAAAGATTATTCGGAAAGACGAAAAATCGAGGCTAAATGTGGAGGTGCTCGATGACGCGGAAACTGTTACGTTAGAACAACGAGTTTATCAAATACGTCCGCAGTTACACGAGAA GTTTAAACCGTTAAACGCTAAAGAAGTTATACATAATGTGCTGTTTGATCAGCTTTCTGCGAAAACTTACGATGCTCAGGAAGCAGCCCAATGGACTAAAGATATAGCGGATTTAATTAGAGAGAAAGTTAAAG AGCTAAAGTTCAAACGTTACAAATATATCGTAAATGTGGTTTTGGGTGAGCAGCATGGTGCTGGGGTGAAAATGGGTACAAGATGTATTTGGGATGCAGAAGCAGATACGTACGCGTATGATAGTTTCTTAAAT GATACGATATTCTGTGTGGCCACTGTGTACGCCgtgtatttttattag